A section of the Falco peregrinus isolate bFalPer1 chromosome 3, bFalPer1.pri, whole genome shotgun sequence genome encodes:
- the RNF223 gene encoding RING finger protein 223, whose protein sequence is MESSALLPAQVSASTSRESPRALFISSGSVMSCFTQLWHSSTPDSPTSPVPASPSEIPIPISPIVVTSPGDGKRKARSPTDKPGSPNPTSPKPTSPVECSICFNTYDNTFKTPKLLQCSHVFCLECVARLSTGLPPNQPEDQLPCPFCRQLTSIPQEGAPALETSRELLATLPPELQQEKVLWMEGTKLCCRQSSDDPENPDSCISIDVAMSKPESPEAPPAGLAGRLSRCDMCDDWKRIVLLSALIIILFCIILWPVQCALKTGNLRCFTRTVAMSRPEYLPPKHTTVAPPVTQPPFQ, encoded by the exons ATGGAGTCttctgctctcctccctgctcagGTTTCGGCGAGCACCAGCCGGG aGTCTCCCAGGGCTCTGTTCATTTCCTCGGGCTCCGTCATGTCGTGCTTCACGCAGCTGTGGCACTCCAGCACACCAGACTCCCCCACCAGCCCAGTCCCTGCATCTCCAAGTGAAATCCCCATCCCCATCAGCCCCATCGTTGTCACCTCCCCAGGAGATGGCAAGAGGAAGGCAAGGTCCCCAACTGACAAGCCGGGGTCTCCAAACCCAACATCTCCGAAGCCAACCTCCCCTGTTGAGTGTTCCATTTGCTTCAACACCTACGACAATACCTTCAAGACGCCCAAGCTGCTCCAGTGCTCCCACGTGTTCTGCCTGGAGTGCGTGGCCCGCCTGAGCACGGGGCTGCCCCCAAACCAGCCAGAGGAccagctcccctgccccttctgcaggcagctgacCAGCATCCCTCAGGAAGGTGCCCCAGCACTGGAGACCAGCAGGGAGCTCCTCGCCACGCTGCCTCCCGAACTCCAGCAGGAGAAGGTGCTCTGGATGGAAGGGACCAAGCTCTGCTGCCGTCAGTCTTCTGACGACCCTGAGAATCCAGACTCGTGTATCTCCATTGACGTTGCCATGAGCAAGCCAGAAAGCCCGGAGGCCCCCCCGGCAGGGTTAGCTGGGAGGCTGTCCCGCTGTGACATGTGCGATGACTGGAAACGCATCGTCCTCCTCTCCGCGTTGATCATCATCCTGTTCTGCATCATTCTGTGGCCAGTCCAGTGTGCCCTGAAGACAGGGAACCTCCGCTGCTTCACAAGGACTGTTGCAATGAGCAGGCCAGAGTATCTTCCCCCTAAACACACCACAGTGGCACCACCAGTGACACAACCCCCCTTCCAGTAG